The following proteins are co-located in the Nitrospira sp. genome:
- the serS gene encoding serine--tRNA ligase gives MYDLRVLRDNLDILRDQLGSRGKDVAWEDLRTLTEDRRTRTIQVEELRHQLKKGSDDVARLKREKQPADEAMAAMKALGETIKSHEEQLRVVEEQLAHIALRIPNLPHASVPDGRDEAGNIEVRRWGTPPQLSAPAQSHWDLGEALGILDFDRAVRMAKARFAVLTGLGARLERALINYMLDMHTTQHGYREVLPPLLVNRTAMTGTGQLPKFEDDLFQLRDEELFLIPTAEVPVTNLHREEILAEESLPIRYTAYTPCFRREAGSYGKDTRGLIRLHQFNKVELVAFVRPEQSYDELERLTSHAEAVLQGLGLHYRVITLCKGDMGFSAAKTYDIEVWLPSQQTFREISSCSNFEAFQARRANIRCRTKAGKKDNKPEFIHTLNGSGLAVGRTLVAILENYQQPDGTVTVPTVLQPYMGGIQTIERS, from the coding sequence ATGTACGACCTTCGTGTATTGCGGGACAACCTGGACATACTCCGTGACCAATTGGGGTCACGAGGGAAGGATGTCGCCTGGGAAGACCTGAGAACACTCACGGAAGATCGTCGAACCCGCACCATACAGGTCGAAGAACTGAGGCACCAGCTGAAAAAGGGATCGGACGACGTCGCCCGGCTGAAACGCGAGAAGCAGCCGGCCGATGAAGCTATGGCGGCGATGAAGGCCCTGGGAGAGACGATCAAGAGCCACGAGGAACAACTCCGTGTCGTGGAAGAACAGTTGGCCCATATCGCGCTGCGCATTCCGAACCTCCCCCACGCCTCTGTCCCGGACGGCCGGGATGAGGCCGGCAATATTGAAGTGCGCCGATGGGGAACGCCGCCGCAGCTCTCGGCTCCGGCCCAATCCCACTGGGATCTTGGCGAAGCGCTCGGCATTCTGGATTTCGACCGCGCCGTGCGCATGGCCAAAGCCCGCTTTGCCGTACTGACCGGATTGGGAGCCCGACTCGAGCGGGCGCTCATCAATTACATGCTGGATATGCACACCACACAGCATGGCTACCGGGAAGTGCTGCCGCCGCTGCTGGTCAATCGCACGGCCATGACCGGGACCGGACAATTGCCCAAGTTCGAGGACGATCTGTTTCAACTACGAGATGAAGAACTCTTCCTGATTCCGACCGCAGAGGTGCCGGTCACCAATCTGCACCGGGAAGAGATCCTGGCCGAGGAATCGTTACCGATCCGGTATACGGCCTATACCCCTTGCTTTCGACGAGAAGCGGGATCTTACGGGAAGGACACGCGCGGACTCATCCGGCTCCACCAATTTAACAAGGTCGAGCTCGTCGCGTTCGTAAGACCGGAACAATCCTATGACGAGCTGGAGAGATTGACCTCGCACGCCGAGGCCGTTCTGCAGGGGTTGGGACTTCACTATCGAGTGATCACACTGTGCAAAGGGGATATGGGGTTTTCTGCAGCGAAGACCTACGACATTGAAGTATGGTTACCATCGCAGCAGACGTTTCGCGAAATTTCCTCCTGCAGCAATTTCGAAGCGTTCCAAGCGCGGCGGGCGAACATTCGCTGCCGGACAAAGGCCGGGAAGAAAGACAACAAGCCAGAATTCATTCATACACTGAACGGATCCGGGTTGGCGGTGGGAAGAACCCTTGTCGCCATTCTTGAAAATTACCAGCAACCGGATGGGACGGTGACCGTCCCGACAGTGCTACAGCCCTACATGGGTGGAATTCAGACAATCGAACGATCCTGA
- a CDS encoding PA0069 family radical SAM protein, with translation MAVKLVSNPPNRFESTRREALEPSSRVEIQLFEDDTHQILSRNDSPDLPFRWSVNPYRGCFHACAYCYARPSHEYWGFGAGSDFESKIVLKRRAADLLKQAFEKRTWDGELIVFSGNTDCYQPIESTLGLTRACLEVCAAYRNPVGIITKGALPVRDLDLFKQLQEQAWIRVYFSIAFADDETARLVEPQAPTVSKRFETMRILSEAGIPTGISVAPIIPGLNEEAIPELLSRAKSAGATSATCSLLRMPGNVEAVFLDRMREAFPDRISKIIHRLQEVRGGKLSEGEFFSRHHGNGTYWRCVEQLFDVGRRRAGFVEDDRPVPGTFRRPTAQQSLFD, from the coding sequence GTGGCCGTGAAGCTTGTCTCCAACCCACCCAATCGCTTTGAATCCACGCGGCGGGAGGCGCTTGAGCCGTCGTCGCGTGTCGAGATTCAGCTCTTTGAAGACGACACGCACCAGATACTGAGTCGGAATGACAGCCCGGACCTTCCGTTTCGATGGAGTGTGAATCCCTATCGTGGCTGTTTCCATGCTTGCGCCTACTGCTATGCCAGGCCATCGCACGAATACTGGGGGTTCGGCGCAGGCTCCGACTTCGAATCCAAGATTGTACTGAAGCGCCGTGCCGCGGATCTTCTCAAGCAGGCGTTTGAGAAGCGAACCTGGGACGGTGAGTTGATTGTGTTTTCCGGCAACACCGATTGTTATCAGCCTATCGAGTCCACCCTTGGCCTGACGAGGGCCTGTCTCGAAGTGTGTGCTGCCTACCGGAATCCTGTGGGGATCATCACCAAGGGCGCGCTTCCGGTTCGCGATCTCGATCTGTTCAAACAACTGCAGGAACAGGCCTGGATCCGTGTGTATTTCAGCATCGCGTTTGCCGACGACGAGACGGCCCGTCTGGTCGAACCGCAGGCGCCGACCGTCAGCAAACGTTTTGAGACGATGCGGATTCTCTCGGAGGCCGGTATTCCCACGGGGATCTCCGTGGCGCCGATCATTCCAGGTTTGAATGAAGAAGCCATTCCCGAGCTGCTGTCTCGTGCCAAATCAGCCGGAGCGACTTCGGCCACCTGCAGCTTGTTGCGAATGCCGGGGAATGTGGAGGCCGTATTTCTGGATCGTATGCGCGAAGCGTTTCCTGACCGGATTTCGAAGATCATCCACCGGCTTCAAGAGGTGCGTGGGGGGAAACTGAGCGAGGGCGAGTTCTTCAGCCGGCATCATGGGAACGGGACTTACTGGCGCTGTGTCGAACAGTTATTTGACGTGGGCCGCCGTCGTGCCGGATTCGTCGAGGACGACCGTCCGGTTCCCGGAACCTTCCGCCGCCCGACAGCGCAGCAGTCGTTGTTCGATTAG
- a CDS encoding sulfurtransferase, whose protein sequence is MSHNPGFLKIVEEARGRVRECTVADVKARLDRAERFHFVDVREDDEYAQDHAAGAIHLGKGVIERDIETVLPDKHESIVLYCGGGYRSVLAADSIRLMGYTNVISMDGGIKAWRAAGYPIEKGRRP, encoded by the coding sequence GTGAGTCATAACCCGGGGTTTTTGAAGATTGTGGAGGAGGCACGGGGACGCGTACGCGAATGTACCGTTGCCGATGTGAAGGCCAGGCTGGATCGCGCCGAACGGTTTCATTTCGTCGACGTCCGCGAAGATGATGAATATGCGCAGGACCATGCGGCCGGGGCGATTCACCTCGGCAAGGGCGTCATCGAGCGGGATATTGAAACGGTGCTGCCTGATAAGCACGAGTCCATCGTGTTGTATTGCGGGGGCGGGTACCGGTCGGTGCTGGCTGCGGACAGCATACGCCTCATGGGCTACACCAATGTCATCTCGATGGACGGGGGAATCAAGGCCTGGCGCGCCGCCGGGTATCCCATCGAGAAGGGCCGGCGTCCGTAG
- a CDS encoding DUF362 domain-containing protein translates to MSFSRRELFNNAGFGLLLLPALMRSPRTILGHLLFDPDGPLVPLKPIPDNPYRRNGRSIVAIVYGKDPRRMLPRAVDLLGGLDLMGMRGKRVLLKPNVLNDQPPPCTTNPQVVAVMAAMAKANGAAEVVVADGSGIIRLPTSANLTSTGMRAAAEAAGARVLALEDEPWVKIEAPEAQALRQFYFSRPVYESDVVINMPVIKTHRFAEYSCSLKNFVGAVHPRYRPSVTFWTGDWHERIAEINLAVHPGLTVADGTTTMIEGGPTSGTPSKTDLVICSGDRVAVDLVAIALLRFFGTWPKLQGKRIGDQRQIKRAAALGLGVGSGQDIELVTEAVDPAPPAFERLVEHIRRELLSV, encoded by the coding sequence ATGTCATTTTCCAGGCGCGAATTGTTCAACAACGCGGGGTTCGGTCTCCTGTTGCTACCGGCCCTCATGCGCTCCCCCAGGACCATTCTCGGCCATCTGCTGTTCGATCCGGACGGCCCTCTCGTTCCGCTCAAACCAATCCCCGACAATCCGTATCGGCGCAACGGCCGGTCGATCGTCGCGATCGTGTACGGCAAGGATCCCCGCCGCATGCTTCCACGCGCCGTCGATCTGTTGGGAGGGCTTGATTTAATGGGGATGCGCGGGAAACGCGTGCTGCTGAAGCCCAATGTGTTGAACGACCAGCCGCCTCCATGCACGACGAATCCGCAGGTGGTCGCGGTCATGGCGGCCATGGCCAAAGCGAACGGGGCCGCCGAAGTGGTGGTGGCCGATGGATCGGGAATCATCCGGCTTCCCACGTCCGCCAACCTGACGAGCACGGGGATGCGAGCCGCGGCGGAAGCGGCCGGGGCCCGCGTCCTGGCGTTGGAAGATGAACCCTGGGTGAAGATCGAGGCCCCTGAGGCTCAGGCCCTCCGGCAGTTTTATTTTTCCCGGCCGGTCTACGAGTCCGATGTGGTGATCAATATGCCGGTCATCAAGACCCATCGGTTTGCCGAGTATTCCTGTAGCCTCAAGAATTTTGTGGGGGCGGTTCATCCCCGGTATCGCCCATCGGTGACGTTCTGGACCGGTGACTGGCACGAGCGCATTGCCGAGATCAATCTGGCTGTGCACCCCGGCCTGACCGTGGCCGACGGGACGACGACCATGATCGAAGGGGGTCCGACATCCGGCACCCCGTCGAAAACGGATCTGGTAATCTGCAGCGGCGACCGGGTCGCGGTAGACCTGGTCGCCATCGCGCTGTTGCGGTTTTTCGGCACCTGGCCGAAGCTGCAGGGCAAGCGAATCGGGGATCAGCGGCAGATCAAACGCGCGGCGGCGTTGGGACTAGGGGTCGGATCAGGGCAGGACATTGAGCTTGTTACGGAGGCGGTGGACCCGGCTCCACCAGCGTTTGAACGGCTGGTGGAGCATATTCGGCGGGAGCTGCTCAGCGTATAA
- a CDS encoding OmpH family outer membrane protein, with amino-acid sequence MGVKWQGAGQRAAVVGVLVAATLGLFSTSPAAEFKMGVIDPQVVLEKSKAGKRALDGLREYVATRQKLLSRDEEELRNTEKQIKEQASKLTDNEKKEKETSFRAKIQDYQKRAQEFNQELQGKQKELVDDYMKKIAVATQAVADKGGYQLVLDKGSEQTVKIVIFNKDTIDLTEQVIKEFDRTNK; translated from the coding sequence ATGGGTGTGAAGTGGCAAGGAGCAGGCCAGCGCGCGGCAGTGGTCGGAGTTCTCGTCGCAGCGACCCTCGGCCTGTTCTCGACAAGTCCGGCGGCGGAATTCAAGATGGGGGTGATCGATCCTCAAGTGGTTCTGGAAAAGAGCAAAGCCGGTAAGCGGGCGCTGGACGGGTTGCGGGAGTATGTGGCGACACGCCAGAAGCTCCTGTCCCGGGATGAGGAAGAGTTACGCAATACTGAAAAGCAGATCAAGGAGCAGGCCTCCAAGCTGACCGACAACGAAAAGAAAGAGAAGGAAACCTCCTTCCGCGCCAAAATTCAGGATTACCAGAAGCGCGCCCAGGAGTTTAATCAGGAACTGCAGGGCAAGCAGAAGGAACTCGTCGACGACTATATGAAGAAGATTGCCGTCGCCACTCAGGCCGTCGCCGATAAGGGCGGCTATCAACTGGTGCTGGACAAGGGCAGCGAGCAGACCGTGAAGATCGTGATCTTCAACAAAGACACCATCGATTTGACCGAGCAGGTCATCAAGGAATTCGACCGCACGAACAAGTAA